Proteins encoded together in one Microbacterium sp. ABRD28 window:
- a CDS encoding TetR/AcrR family transcriptional regulator C-terminal domain-containing protein, which translates to MSSAVSRRPLDRERVLDAAVALADEVGLDATSMRRVAEALGVTAMALYKHVANREELVDGMLDRLVASIDVPRDGLPWQEALRARIRSARAVMGEHRWAQAAIESRAAASPTVLAYMDSLMAIMFDGGLSADLVHHAMHALSTRMWGITRDVLPTPTVPADPVVRAQAMAEFAVAYPAIARIATTAPHAGAACDEDAEFTFALDLMIDGFARRHEAGWASVS; encoded by the coding sequence GTGTCAAGTGCCGTGTCTCGTCGACCGCTCGACCGTGAGCGTGTGCTGGATGCCGCTGTGGCCTTGGCGGATGAGGTCGGCCTCGATGCGACCAGCATGCGACGGGTGGCGGAGGCGTTGGGGGTCACCGCGATGGCCCTGTACAAGCACGTCGCGAACCGCGAGGAACTCGTCGACGGCATGCTCGACCGACTGGTGGCGAGCATCGACGTGCCGAGGGACGGCCTTCCCTGGCAGGAGGCGCTGCGCGCCCGGATCCGGTCGGCACGCGCTGTGATGGGCGAGCATCGATGGGCGCAGGCGGCGATCGAGTCGCGGGCGGCGGCGAGTCCGACCGTGCTGGCCTACATGGATTCGCTCATGGCCATCATGTTCGACGGGGGGCTCTCGGCGGACCTCGTGCACCACGCCATGCATGCACTCAGCACGCGGATGTGGGGGATCACGCGTGATGTCCTGCCCACTCCCACCGTGCCCGCCGACCCGGTTGTGCGGGCACAGGCGATGGCGGAGTTCGCGGTTGCGTACCCGGCGATCGCACGGATTGCGACGACCGCTCCGCACGCGGGTGCGGCCTGCGACGAGGACGCAGAGTTCACCTTCGCGCTCGACCTCATGATCGACGGATTCGCCCGACGGCACGAGGCGGGGTGGGCCTCGGTCTCCTGA
- a CDS encoding DNA-formamidopyrimidine glycosylase family protein, translating into MPESPEVQVLADVLDDAVTHRRIIGVDVGEFRSWKTRDRPAEGLVGATITGVTRFGKHLDIDTDRGDLVVTLGRAGWVRHRVEAEAADDETADSSGASTPPAAVIATLDLDDDTALEFTDAGEWLSLALSLVDHPQDVPAVKKLGPDPMSPTYTRADFDRITLGRRKQLKALLQEQESISGIGNAYSDEILHRAKIAPTTHAAALDDGEREVLFEAIRDELSEAVRARRSIPLPRLKQAKAASMRVHGRTGEACPVCGGIVEDVPGSKGAAQYCPVCQGSVD; encoded by the coding sequence ATGCCCGAGTCGCCCGAAGTCCAGGTTCTCGCCGACGTCCTCGACGACGCCGTGACCCATCGCCGGATCATCGGTGTGGACGTGGGTGAGTTCCGCTCGTGGAAGACGCGGGACCGACCGGCCGAGGGGCTCGTCGGCGCGACGATCACGGGCGTCACGCGCTTCGGCAAGCACCTGGACATCGACACCGATCGAGGAGACCTCGTGGTCACCCTCGGTCGCGCCGGGTGGGTCCGTCACCGCGTCGAGGCGGAAGCGGCTGACGACGAGACCGCAGACTCGTCCGGTGCTTCGACGCCGCCGGCTGCGGTGATCGCCACGCTCGACCTCGACGACGACACCGCGCTGGAGTTCACCGACGCCGGCGAATGGCTCTCGCTGGCCCTGTCGCTCGTGGACCACCCCCAGGACGTGCCCGCGGTGAAGAAGCTCGGACCCGACCCGATGTCGCCGACCTACACCCGGGCCGATTTCGACCGGATCACCCTCGGCCGGCGCAAGCAGCTCAAGGCTCTTCTGCAAGAGCAGGAGAGTATCTCCGGTATCGGCAACGCCTATTCCGACGAGATCCTGCATCGCGCGAAGATCGCCCCGACGACGCATGCGGCGGCCCTCGACGACGGCGAGAGGGAGGTGCTTTTCGAGGCGATCCGCGACGAGCTGTCCGAGGCGGTACGTGCACGACGCAGCATCCCGCTGCCGCGGTTGAAACAGGCCAAGGCCGCGTCGATGAGGGTGCACGGACGGACGGGCGAGGCCTGCCCGGTCTGCGGAGGCATCGTCGAGGATGTCCCCGGCTCGAAGGGAGCCGCCCAGTACTGTCCGGTGTGTCAGGGCTCGGTCGATTGA
- a CDS encoding MDR family MFS transporter has protein sequence MAATDTVPTAGAVRDAATPATLSPIESRIIWLLLAAAFVAILNETTMGIAIPRLIVDLGITAVAAQWLTTAFMLTMAVVIPITGFLLRRFTTRQMFIAAMSLFSLGTLIAFLSPGFPMLLVARVVQASGTAIMMPLLMTTIMNVVPPQSRGRMMGRVSIVISLAPAIGPSLSGFLIDTVGWRWNFGVVLPIALVALAVGAIWIRNLGETTRAPIDVLSVILSALGFGGLVYGLSQIGGAAAAHGGTAAEEASASATATVSLVVAFSVGVIALALFAWRQIRLQRTDDALLDLRVFTFRNFSFATGHMTLLSAAFFGIITVLPLYAQNVVGLDPFMSGLIVLPGALAMGLAGPIVGRIYDRYGTRVLLVPGTVIAVGMLWVFTMFTATTPVWAIAAGQTALSIGLALSFTPLFTASLASLDRKYYSYGSAVVGTVQQVAGAAGIALFITVMSSVQAAAEASGAEDAGAQGAHAAFLLAAIVSLPLLFSAFLVRKPADEGLPLPAAH, from the coding sequence GTGGCAGCCACCGACACCGTCCCCACCGCCGGCGCCGTTCGCGACGCCGCGACGCCCGCGACGCTCAGCCCGATCGAGAGCCGCATCATCTGGCTGTTGCTGGCCGCAGCGTTCGTGGCGATCCTGAACGAGACCACGATGGGCATCGCGATCCCGCGTCTCATCGTCGACCTCGGAATCACCGCCGTCGCCGCCCAGTGGCTGACGACCGCCTTCATGCTGACGATGGCCGTCGTGATCCCCATCACGGGCTTCCTCCTGCGCCGATTCACGACCCGGCAGATGTTCATCGCCGCGATGAGCCTGTTCTCGCTCGGTACCCTGATCGCGTTCCTGTCCCCCGGCTTCCCCATGCTCCTGGTCGCCCGCGTCGTGCAGGCGTCGGGAACGGCGATCATGATGCCGCTGCTCATGACGACGATCATGAACGTCGTCCCGCCGCAGTCCCGCGGGCGCATGATGGGGCGGGTCAGCATCGTCATCTCCCTCGCTCCGGCCATCGGCCCGTCGCTGTCGGGCTTCCTCATCGACACCGTCGGCTGGCGCTGGAACTTCGGTGTCGTCCTCCCGATCGCCCTGGTCGCCCTCGCCGTCGGGGCGATCTGGATCCGCAACCTCGGCGAGACCACGCGCGCCCCGATCGACGTGCTCTCGGTGATCCTCTCCGCCCTCGGCTTCGGCGGCCTGGTCTATGGACTTAGCCAGATCGGCGGCGCCGCGGCGGCACATGGCGGCACCGCCGCCGAGGAGGCGTCGGCGTCGGCCACCGCGACCGTCTCCCTCGTCGTGGCGTTCTCGGTCGGTGTGATCGCGCTGGCGCTCTTCGCCTGGCGGCAGATCCGGCTGCAGCGCACCGACGACGCCCTGCTCGACCTGCGGGTGTTCACCTTCCGCAACTTCAGCTTCGCCACCGGCCACATGACGCTGCTCTCGGCGGCCTTCTTCGGGATCATCACCGTGCTGCCGCTCTACGCGCAGAACGTGGTGGGCCTCGACCCGTTCATGTCGGGCCTCATCGTCCTGCCCGGCGCCCTGGCCATGGGTCTCGCGGGCCCGATCGTGGGTCGCATCTACGACCGGTACGGCACTCGGGTCCTTCTCGTCCCGGGCACCGTGATCGCCGTCGGGATGCTGTGGGTCTTCACGATGTTCACCGCGACCACGCCGGTCTGGGCCATCGCCGCGGGCCAGACCGCGCTGTCGATCGGTCTCGCACTGTCGTTCACGCCGCTCTTCACGGCGTCGCTGGCGTCGCTTGATCGGAAGTACTACTCGTACGGCTCGGCGGTGGTCGGAACGGTGCAGCAGGTCGCCGGGGCAGCCGGCATCGCCCTGTTCATCACCGTGATGTCGAGCGTGCAGGCCGCCGCCGAGGCGTCCGGCGCTGAAGATGCGGGCGCGCAGGGCGCTCACGCAGCGTTCCTCCTCGCAGCGATCGTGTCGCTGCCGCTGCTGTTCAGCGCCTTCCTGGTGCGCAAGCCCGCCGACGAAGGGCTTCCCCTCCCCGCGGCGCACTGA
- a CDS encoding PPOX class F420-dependent oxidoreductase, producing the protein MASDDLIALAAEEFVSLTTFRRNGIGVPTTVWVARDADRLVVTTGADSGKVKRIRRNPAVTLRPSDRAGRVDPGAAIVSATATIQHDVDEIERCTALFHAKYGLQARMILGLGRVLSRDGRNRVLLHLEG; encoded by the coding sequence ATGGCCTCCGATGATCTGATCGCCCTCGCGGCCGAGGAATTCGTCTCGCTCACCACGTTCCGGCGCAACGGTATCGGAGTGCCGACGACCGTCTGGGTCGCCCGTGACGCAGACCGGCTCGTGGTCACCACGGGCGCCGACAGCGGAAAAGTGAAGCGGATCCGTAGAAACCCCGCCGTGACGCTGCGCCCGAGCGACCGCGCCGGCAGGGTCGACCCCGGCGCGGCGATCGTCTCAGCGACCGCGACGATCCAGCACGACGTGGACGAGATCGAGCGGTGCACCGCGCTCTTCCACGCGAAGTACGGTCTTCAGGCCCGCATGATCCTCGGGCTCGGGCGGGTGCTGAGTCGTGACGGCAGGAACCGCGTCCTCCTGCACCTCGAGGGCTGA
- a CDS encoding type 1 glutamine amidotransferase domain-containing protein: protein MAELNGKTVAFLLTDGYEDSELTSPWQAVTDAGAQAHLISPASGSVTGKKGHEQAVDVAVTAADAASYDALVLPGGVVNADHLRMDEASVAFARAFFSQQKPVGVICHGAWILIEAGAVDGRTLTSYPSLKTDLTNAGARWVDEEVVVDQGLVSSRTPDDLPAFNAKVVEEIAEGTHAGQTL, encoded by the coding sequence ATGGCCGAACTGAACGGCAAGACCGTCGCGTTCCTCCTCACCGACGGTTACGAGGACAGCGAATTGACCAGTCCCTGGCAGGCGGTGACGGACGCCGGCGCCCAGGCGCACCTGATCTCCCCCGCATCGGGGAGTGTGACCGGCAAGAAGGGACACGAGCAGGCGGTCGACGTGGCGGTGACCGCCGCCGACGCGGCATCCTACGACGCCCTGGTGCTGCCCGGCGGCGTCGTCAACGCCGACCATCTGCGAATGGACGAGGCCTCGGTGGCCTTCGCCCGCGCCTTCTTCTCCCAGCAGAAGCCGGTCGGCGTCATCTGCCACGGCGCCTGGATCCTCATCGAGGCCGGCGCGGTCGACGGCCGCACACTCACGAGCTATCCGAGCTTGAAGACCGATCTGACCAATGCCGGGGCCCGGTGGGTGGACGAGGAGGTCGTCGTCGACCAGGGACTCGTCTCGAGCCGGACACCCGACGACCTCCCGGCGTTCAATGCGAAGGTCGTCGAGGAGATCGCCGAGGGTACGCACGCCGGTCAGACGCTCTGA
- a CDS encoding class F sortase: MTQRRTAAQRPFRGEWALRGALAAVLAVTIGSATACTSPDLPEASSPARPQAPAPSMSTPPATPAPPHSPEAAVAARPPARVSVPSIGLDETLIDLGLNADGSMQVPTDFDDVGWFTGGGRPGGPGPLVIAGHVDSPTGPAVFVRLREVQVGDLVEVVDTAGTAHAYVVRETADYPKSAFPTAEVFGAVPSDELRLITCGGIFDTAAGSYLDNRVVFAVRVG; this comes from the coding sequence GTGACGCAGCGGCGGACGGCTGCGCAGCGCCCCTTCCGGGGGGAATGGGCGCTGCGCGGCGCGCTCGCGGCCGTGCTGGCGGTGACGATCGGGAGCGCGACGGCCTGCACGTCTCCCGACCTCCCCGAGGCGTCGAGCCCCGCGCGGCCGCAGGCGCCAGCTCCCTCGATGTCGACGCCCCCCGCCACGCCCGCACCGCCGCACTCGCCTGAGGCTGCTGTGGCGGCGCGTCCGCCGGCTCGGGTGTCGGTGCCCTCGATCGGCCTGGACGAGACGCTCATCGATCTCGGCCTGAATGCCGACGGCTCGATGCAGGTACCGACGGATTTCGACGATGTCGGATGGTTCACCGGCGGCGGCCGACCCGGAGGGCCGGGCCCACTGGTGATCGCCGGGCACGTCGACTCCCCGACGGGCCCCGCGGTCTTCGTGCGCCTTCGCGAGGTGCAGGTCGGCGACCTCGTGGAGGTGGTGGACACGGCCGGCACGGCGCATGCGTACGTGGTGAGGGAGACGGCGGACTATCCCAAGTCCGCGTTCCCGACGGCGGAGGTCTTCGGCGCCGTCCCCTCGGACGAGCTGCGGCTCATCACGTGCGGTGGGATCTTCGATACGGCGGCCGGGTCCTACCTGGACAATCGCGTCGTCTTCGCCGTCCGCGTCGGGTGA
- a CDS encoding anti-sigma factor has protein sequence MRTPDDRIAELMAAALAGELTASESEEWEALRRRRPDVEDEFRELAALSGRLREGDVTWTPPRDADALGDRILHAVDAETVSRATGSPVTATPARGPRRWIAPLVAAACLVAGVAVGVSWPDPAVTTPSGPPGTLGAIEPVDLNGVPDGVGIEADLVAHTWGTETVVEATGLDVGATYEVVLIDESGVEYSAGAMLGSEVPIECRLNAAVMRTEAVRLEVRSEDRSILAQADLPEA, from the coding sequence ATGCGCACCCCCGATGACCGCATCGCCGAACTGATGGCCGCCGCGCTCGCCGGCGAGCTGACGGCCAGCGAATCCGAAGAGTGGGAGGCGCTGCGGCGACGCCGCCCCGACGTCGAGGACGAGTTCCGCGAGCTGGCCGCGCTGTCGGGTCGGCTCCGCGAGGGCGATGTCACCTGGACCCCGCCTCGCGATGCGGATGCGCTCGGCGACCGCATCCTCCACGCCGTCGACGCGGAGACCGTGTCCCGCGCGACGGGGTCGCCGGTCACCGCGACGCCCGCACGCGGTCCGCGCCGGTGGATCGCTCCGCTCGTGGCCGCTGCGTGCCTGGTCGCCGGCGTGGCCGTCGGCGTGTCCTGGCCCGATCCGGCGGTCACGACGCCATCGGGACCGCCCGGGACGCTCGGGGCGATCGAACCGGTCGATCTGAACGGTGTGCCCGACGGTGTCGGGATCGAGGCGGACCTCGTGGCCCACACCTGGGGCACGGAGACGGTCGTCGAAGCCACGGGGCTCGACGTCGGCGCGACCTACGAGGTCGTCCTGATCGACGAATCCGGTGTGGAATACTCCGCGGGAGCGATGCTGGGCTCGGAGGTGCCGATCGAGTGCCGCCTCAACGCCGCCGTGATGCGCACCGAGGCGGTGCGTCTCGAGGTCCGCTCGGAGGATCGATCGATCCTCGCGCAGGCGGATCTGCCCGAGGCCTGA
- a CDS encoding CHRD domain-containing protein, giving the protein MTKKTSARLVTIGALAGVAALTVAMPAHAETEVAEPDTFTSAFTVMATPDQVINNDGVAAPGQEGATGTFTFRINSELEIICYDIRLEGVSGDYQSPAKTATHIHEAAAGQPGPPRIAFPNPEPVGDGPRTSSGCLQGPFTTGVEADGVDTGDGFSLAEIEANPAGFTGDSHTVDYPAGVVRGQLSAIPVGGVDTGAGGTADTGTSTLGVGAAALGVAGLGLGAAVVVARRRQAAVR; this is encoded by the coding sequence ATGACGAAGAAGACATCCGCCCGCCTGGTGACGATCGGTGCCCTGGCCGGAGTGGCCGCCCTCACCGTCGCGATGCCCGCGCACGCCGAGACCGAGGTCGCGGAGCCGGACACGTTCACCAGCGCGTTCACGGTCATGGCGACCCCCGATCAGGTCATCAACAACGACGGCGTCGCCGCGCCCGGGCAGGAGGGCGCAACGGGGACGTTCACGTTCCGCATCAACTCCGAGCTGGAGATCATCTGCTACGACATCCGCCTGGAGGGTGTGAGCGGCGATTACCAGAGCCCAGCGAAGACGGCCACGCACATCCACGAGGCAGCGGCGGGTCAGCCGGGTCCGCCGCGGATCGCTTTCCCCAACCCCGAGCCGGTGGGTGACGGACCGCGTACGTCGTCCGGTTGCCTCCAGGGACCCTTCACGACGGGCGTCGAGGCCGATGGCGTCGACACCGGCGACGGATTCTCGCTCGCCGAGATCGAGGCGAACCCCGCCGGGTTCACCGGTGACTCCCACACCGTCGACTACCCCGCCGGTGTCGTTCGCGGACAGCTCTCGGCCATCCCCGTCGGCGGAGTGGACACGGGAGCCGGCGGAACGGCCGACACCGGCACCTCGACCCTCGGCGTCGGTGCCGCAGCTCTCGGTGTGGCGGGACTCGGGCTCGGCGCTGCGGTCGTGGTGGCCAGGCGCCGGCAGGCCGCCGTTCGGTGA
- a CDS encoding exonuclease domain-containing protein — MALDFTAIDFETANSSSASACAVGLARVRGGEVVATAGWLIRPPAGHDHFFDINMRIHGIRPEDVAHAPGWSEQLGDLAGFAGGDVLVAHNAGFDMAVLTRACEATGDDCPPYRYACSLQVARKVYKLPSYRLPFVAAEAGFAEFAHHNAVADALACAHVMIDAARRVAADDIDDLAAWTGVRISQIALGDAPAARRPMSFEAVA, encoded by the coding sequence GTGGCCCTGGACTTCACCGCGATCGACTTCGAAACGGCGAACTCCAGCAGTGCCTCGGCGTGTGCGGTCGGCTTGGCGCGGGTCCGCGGCGGGGAGGTCGTCGCCACAGCCGGGTGGCTCATCCGCCCGCCTGCCGGCCACGACCATTTCTTCGACATCAACATGCGCATCCACGGCATCCGCCCGGAGGACGTCGCCCACGCCCCCGGCTGGTCGGAGCAGCTCGGTGATCTCGCCGGCTTCGCCGGCGGCGACGTGCTGGTGGCACACAACGCCGGCTTCGACATGGCCGTGCTCACACGCGCGTGCGAGGCGACCGGTGACGACTGCCCGCCCTACCGGTACGCCTGCAGCCTGCAGGTCGCGCGCAAGGTGTACAAGCTGCCGTCCTACCGACTGCCCTTCGTCGCCGCTGAAGCGGGATTCGCCGAGTTCGCCCATCACAACGCCGTGGCCGACGCCCTCGCGTGCGCGCACGTCATGATCGACGCGGCGCGACGGGTCGCCGCCGACGACATCGACGACCTGGCCGCGTGGACCGGTGTCCGGATTTCGCAGATCGCACTCGGCGACGCACCGGCGGCGCGGCGCCCGATGTCGTTCGAGGCCGTCGCGTAG
- the ychF gene encoding redox-regulated ATPase YchF: MALTIGIVGLPNVGKSTLFNALTKNQVLAANYPFATIEPNVGVVNLPDPRLDALAEVFHSERVVPATVSFVDIAGIVRGASEGEGLGNQFLANIREADAIAQVVRGFADDDVVHVDGAVNPAGDMETINAELQLADLQTLEKAIGRYEKEVKGKKLDPVVLETALAAQDALQKGVLLSASGLDLSPIRELGLLTAKPFIFVFNVDEAVLTDDARKAELAALVAPAQAVFLDAKIESELIDLDPEDAAELLASTGQTESGLDQLARIGFATLGLQTYLTAGPKEARAWTIGQGWKAPQAAGVIHTDFEKGFIKAEVISFDDLVALGSVAEARAKGKARLEGKDYVMRDGDVVEFRFNN; this comes from the coding sequence GTGGCTCTCACCATCGGAATCGTCGGTCTTCCCAACGTCGGCAAGTCGACGCTCTTCAACGCCCTCACCAAGAATCAGGTGCTCGCGGCGAACTACCCGTTCGCGACGATCGAGCCGAACGTCGGCGTGGTGAATCTGCCCGATCCGCGTCTTGACGCCCTCGCCGAGGTCTTCCACAGCGAGCGCGTGGTGCCCGCGACGGTGTCGTTCGTCGACATCGCCGGCATCGTCCGCGGCGCGAGCGAGGGGGAGGGGCTGGGCAACCAGTTCCTGGCCAACATCCGCGAGGCCGACGCCATCGCGCAGGTGGTGCGCGGTTTCGCCGACGACGACGTGGTCCACGTCGACGGAGCGGTGAATCCCGCCGGCGACATGGAGACGATCAACGCCGAGCTCCAGCTGGCCGACCTCCAGACGCTGGAGAAGGCGATCGGCCGGTACGAGAAGGAGGTCAAGGGCAAGAAGCTCGACCCCGTCGTGCTCGAGACCGCCCTCGCCGCTCAGGACGCCCTGCAGAAGGGTGTGCTGCTGTCGGCCTCGGGCCTCGACCTGTCGCCGATCCGGGAGCTCGGCCTCCTCACGGCGAAGCCCTTCATCTTCGTCTTCAACGTCGACGAGGCCGTCCTCACCGACGATGCGCGCAAGGCCGAGCTCGCCGCCCTCGTGGCGCCCGCGCAGGCGGTGTTCCTCGACGCGAAGATCGAGTCGGAGCTGATCGATCTCGACCCTGAGGATGCCGCGGAACTGCTGGCCTCCACCGGTCAGACCGAATCCGGACTGGACCAGCTCGCTCGCATCGGGTTCGCCACCCTGGGTCTTCAGACCTACCTCACCGCGGGGCCGAAGGAGGCTCGCGCCTGGACGATCGGCCAGGGCTGGAAGGCGCCGCAGGCGGCGGGTGTGATCCACACCGACTTCGAAAAGGGCTTCATCAAAGCCGAAGTGATCTCCTTCGACGACCTCGTCGCCCTCGGCTCCGTCGCCGAAGCCCGCGCGAAGGGCAAGGCGCGCCTGGAGGGCAAGGACTACGTCATGCGCGACGGTGACGTGGTGGAGTTCCGCTTCAACAACTGA
- a CDS encoding class I SAM-dependent methyltransferase, giving the protein MARREEMSTSFGREAARYESGRPDYPAEAVAWLLEPIVVAGRRPRVADVGAGTGKLTRVLRELEAEVVAVDPDADMLAELRRRVPGTPAFVGTAERMPLPDASVDAVVAGQAWHWVDPVAGAAEAGRVLRERGVLGLVWNVRDERVAWVRRLTGIMHGSSAEQLISEGGPQPHPPFERFDTRVWEWHRPLTREAFLDMAASRSYVITAGETARRSILDEVGVLFDELAENGIVELPYRTEAFRAAVGH; this is encoded by the coding sequence ATGGCCCGCCGTGAGGAGATGTCGACATCGTTCGGGCGCGAGGCCGCCCGCTACGAAAGCGGACGCCCCGACTACCCCGCGGAGGCGGTCGCGTGGCTCCTCGAGCCGATCGTCGTCGCCGGTCGGCGACCCCGCGTCGCCGACGTGGGCGCGGGAACGGGCAAGCTCACGAGGGTCCTCCGAGAGCTCGAAGCGGAGGTCGTCGCGGTCGATCCCGATGCCGACATGCTGGCGGAGCTGCGCCGACGCGTTCCCGGAACCCCCGCCTTCGTCGGAACAGCCGAGCGGATGCCTCTCCCGGACGCATCGGTCGACGCCGTCGTCGCCGGTCAGGCATGGCACTGGGTCGATCCCGTCGCAGGCGCTGCCGAAGCAGGTCGGGTTCTGCGGGAGCGCGGCGTCCTGGGCCTGGTCTGGAACGTCCGCGACGAGCGTGTCGCCTGGGTGCGTCGCCTCACCGGGATCATGCACGGGTCCTCGGCGGAACAGCTCATCTCCGAGGGCGGTCCCCAGCCGCATCCGCCCTTCGAGCGCTTCGACACGCGCGTCTGGGAGTGGCATCGACCCCTCACCCGAGAGGCGTTCCTCGACATGGCCGCCTCGCGCAGCTACGTCATCACCGCCGGCGAGACCGCTCGCCGGAGCATCCTCGACGAGGTCGGAGTGCTGTTCGACGAACTCGCCGAGAACGGCATCGTGGAGCTTCCCTATCGCACCGAGGCCTTCCGTGCGGCCGTCGGTCACTGA
- a CDS encoding alpha/beta hydrolase, whose protein sequence is MPDLQTVTRDARVIPFIDEGEGPVSLVLIPEHSLEGDALGAIAHYLAEEAGFRIIRIDEPADGDATVAERVADVMAVLDHVGLDDSWVGGHGPGGTVARAVAAEHTARVDGLLLLGAEDTDLPLAPGIPILVIQGTDDAVTPPANGERLQASAADRATVRTVSGDHLFPMSHPIETALFIEEYLDWD, encoded by the coding sequence ATGCCCGACCTGCAGACCGTCACGCGCGACGCCCGCGTCATCCCGTTCATCGACGAGGGCGAAGGACCGGTCTCGCTCGTCCTCATCCCCGAGCACAGCCTCGAGGGCGACGCGCTGGGCGCCATCGCACACTATCTCGCCGAGGAGGCCGGGTTCCGCATCATCCGCATCGACGAGCCCGCCGACGGCGATGCCACCGTCGCCGAGCGTGTGGCGGATGTCATGGCCGTCCTCGACCACGTGGGCCTCGACGATTCCTGGGTCGGTGGACACGGCCCCGGTGGCACGGTCGCGCGGGCGGTGGCGGCCGAGCACACGGCGCGCGTCGACGGTCTGCTGCTCCTCGGAGCGGAGGACACCGATCTTCCGCTCGCACCGGGCATTCCGATCCTCGTCATCCAGGGGACGGATGACGCGGTGACCCCGCCGGCGAACGGGGAGCGTCTCCAGGCGTCGGCTGCCGACCGGGCGACCGTGCGCACGGTCTCGGGCGACCACCTCTTCCCGATGTCGCATCCGATCGAGACGGCGCTGTTCATCGAGGAGTACCTCGACTGGGACTGA
- a CDS encoding sigma-70 family RNA polymerase sigma factor produces the protein MTSDPRPAEDFDVRRAFAENGGALLGYAVNALRDRPLAEDCVQETFLRAWRSRDRFDAAKATERTWLFAIARNVIVDALRARARLPRIGDDAELETRMADAIDPLERLRIIEGLAALSDAHRTVVVAVHVEGRSYQELADATGIPVATWRTRAFHGLRALRKHLQETEEE, from the coding sequence ATGACCTCGGACCCGCGCCCAGCGGAGGACTTCGACGTCCGACGGGCCTTCGCAGAGAACGGCGGCGCTCTCCTGGGGTACGCCGTCAACGCCCTTCGCGACCGTCCGCTCGCCGAGGACTGCGTGCAGGAGACCTTCCTGCGCGCGTGGCGTTCCCGCGACCGCTTCGACGCGGCCAAGGCGACCGAACGCACCTGGCTGTTCGCCATCGCGCGCAACGTCATCGTGGATGCGCTCCGTGCTCGCGCCCGGCTTCCGCGCATCGGCGATGACGCCGAACTCGAGACACGGATGGCGGACGCCATCGACCCGCTGGAACGTCTTCGCATCATCGAGGGCCTCGCGGCGCTCAGTGACGCCCACCGTACGGTCGTCGTGGCGGTGCATGTCGAGGGGCGCAGCTATCAGGAACTCGCAGACGCCACCGGCATCCCCGTCGCCACCTGGCGGACGCGGGCCTTCCATGGGCTCAGGGCCCTGCGGAAACATCTCCAGGAGACCGAGGAGGAATGA
- a CDS encoding DUF4386 domain-containing protein: MTPRSHLYARTAGVLYLVTHVTSVTAVAAYGSDALAVGVALELILAAGCLGTGILLWLLLRPFGPARAATFAGLRALEAAVIAAGTLPMLALLQLTAAGPTAEALWALHTAAFLVGQGLVISVNTVILGWLLLDAGVVPRGLAVLGIAGGALVGMSNTAQLFGLIPQGGTIAAICAVPVFAFEVWLAIHLIAVGLRPRRGQLLKRNSTTSPSRMT, translated from the coding sequence ATGACCCCCCGCTCCCACCTGTACGCGCGCACCGCCGGCGTCCTGTATCTCGTCACCCACGTCACGTCGGTCACCGCCGTCGCGGCCTACGGGTCGGACGCCCTCGCCGTCGGCGTCGCCCTCGAGCTGATCCTCGCTGCCGGGTGCCTGGGCACAGGGATCCTCCTCTGGCTGCTGCTGCGCCCGTTCGGACCCGCACGCGCGGCGACCTTCGCCGGACTTCGAGCGCTCGAGGCCGCCGTCATCGCCGCGGGCACCCTGCCGATGCTCGCGCTGCTCCAACTGACCGCGGCCGGACCGACCGCGGAAGCCCTGTGGGCTCTCCACACCGCGGCATTCCTCGTCGGGCAAGGCCTGGTGATCAGCGTGAACACCGTCATCCTGGGCTGGCTGCTTCTCGATGCCGGGGTCGTCCCCCGCGGCCTCGCTGTGCTCGGCATCGCCGGAGGGGCACTGGTGGGGATGAGCAACACCGCCCAGCTGTTCGGCCTCATTCCGCAGGGCGGAACGATCGCGGCGATCTGCGCGGTGCCGGTGTTCGCATTCGAGGTCTGGTTGGCGATCCACCTCATCGCGGTGGGCCTGCGCCCCCGGCGCGGTCAGTTGTTGAAGCGGAACTCCACCACGTCACCGTCGCGCATGACGTAG